A genomic region of Plasmodium falciparum 3D7 genome assembly, chromosome: 11 contains the following coding sequences:
- a CDS encoding heat shock protein 101, giving the protein MTRRYLKYYIFVTLLFFVQVINNVLCAPDNKQEQGKYLNRTINILNAGKNIAKSYGHNKLKPIHILSALAKSDYGSTLFKENNVNAANLKEYIDIALEQTRAGAPLDNKSKIVNSAEVKETLALAEAAANKYKSPKVDVEHLLSGLSNDELVNEIFNEVYLTDEAIKAILKRKFEKTKKDKDGKTGTLYIEQFGSNMNEKVRNGKLQGIYGRDEEIRAIIESLLRYNKNSPVLVGNPGTGKTTIVEGLVYRIEKGDVPKELQGYTVISLNFRKFTSGTSYRGEFETRMKNIIKELKNKKNKIILFVDEIHLLLGAGKAEGGTDAANLLKPVLSKGEIKLIGATTIAEYRKFIESCSAFERRFEKILVEPPSVDMTVKILRSLKSKYENFYGINITDKALVAAAKISDRFIKDRYLPDKAIDLLNKACSFLQVQLSGKPRIIDVTERDIERLSYEISTLEKDVDKVSKKKYNKLIKEFEEKKEQLKKYYEEYVITGERLKRKKEIEKKLNDLKELTQNYVYSNKEPPIELQNSLKEAQQKYLELYKETVAYVEAKTHNAMNVDAVYQEHVSYIYLRDSGMPLGSLSFESSKGALKLYNSLSKSIIGNEDIIKSLSDAVVKAATGMKDPEKPIGTFLFLGPTGVGKTELAKTLAIELFNSKDNLIRVNMSEFTEAHSVSKITGSPPGYVGFSDSGQLTEAVREKPHSVVLFDELEKAHADVFKVLLQILGDGYINDNHRRNIDFSNTIIIMTSNLGAELFKKKLFFDADNSGTPEYKRVMEDVRLSLIKKCKKVFKPEFVNRIDKIGVFEPLNKKNLHKIVALRFKKLEKRLEEKNIQVSVSEKAIDYIIDQSYDPELGARPTLIFIESVIMTKFAIMYLKKELVDDMDVFVDYNSKAKNLVINLSKT; this is encoded by the exons atgacaaGAAGATATTTaaagtattatatttttgttactttattgttttttgttCAAGTTATTAATAATGTATTGTGTGCTCCCGATAATAAGCAAGAg caaggaaaatatttgaatagaacaataaacattttaaatGCGGGAAAAAATATAGCCAAAAGTTATGGTCACAATAAATTAAAACCTATACACATTTTAAGTGCCCTAGCAAAGAGTGACTATG gtTCAACTTTATTTAAGGAAAATAATGTTAATGCCGCTAACTTGAAggaatatatagatattgcCTTAGAACAAACAAGAGCGGGAGCg ccATTGGATAATAAAAGCAAAATTGTAAACTCTGCCGAAGTTAAGGAAACATTAGCTTTAGCTGAAGCTGCTGCCAACAAGTACAAAAGCCCCAAAGTGGATGTTGAACATTTGTTAAGTGGATTATCAAATGATGAATTAGTAAATGAAATTTTTAATGAAGTTTATTTAACCGATGAAGCCATTAAAgcaatattaaaaagaaaatttgaAAAAACGAAAAAGGATAAAGATGGAAAAACCGGAACTTTATACATTGAACAATTTGGTTCCAATATGAATGAAAAAGTAAGAAATGGAAAATTACAAGGTATCTATGGAAGAGATGAAGAAATTAGAGCAATTATTGAATCTTTGTTAAGATATAATAAGAACAGTCCAGTTTTAGTTGGTAATCCTGGTACTGGTAAAACAACAATTGTTGAAGGTTTAGTATACAGAATTGAAAAAGGAGATGTACCAAAAGAATTACAAGGATATACTGTTATTAGTTTAAATTTTAGAAAATTTACTTCAGGAACATCATATAGAGGAGAATTCGAAACgagaatgaaaaatataattaaagaattaaaaaataaaaaaaataaaattatcttATTTGTTGACGAAATTCACTTATTATTAGGAGCTGGTAAAGCCGAAGGAGGTACAGATGCAgctaatttattaaaaccaGTTTTATCTAAAGGTGAAATAAAATTGATTGGTGCAACAACTATAGCTGAATATAGAAAATTTATAGAAAGTTGTTCAGCTTTCGAAAGAAGATTTGAAAAAATTCTTGTAGAACCTCCTTCAGTAGATATGACCGTAAAAATTTTAAGATCTTTAAAAAGTAAATACGAAAACTTTTATGGTATTAATATAACAGATAAAGCTTTAGTAGCAGCAGCAAAAATATCGGATAGATTTATAAAAGATAGATATTTACCAGATAAAGCtattgatttattaaataaagctTGCTCCTTTTTACAAGTACAATTATCAGGAAAACCTAGAATTATTGATGTAACAGAAAGAGATATAGAAAGATTGTCATATGAAATAAGTACATTAGAAAAGGATGTAGACAAAGTATccaaaaagaaatataataaattgatTAAAGAGTTTGAGgagaaaaaagaacaattaaagaaatattatgaagAATATGTTATTACAGGAGAGAGattaaagagaaaaaaagaaattgaaaagaaattaaatgaTCTTAAAGAATTAACacaaaattatgtatattcaaATAAAGAACCACCTATAGAATTACAAAATAGTTTAAAAGAAGCtcaacaaaaatatttagaattatataaagaaacaGTAGCTTATGTTGAAGCAAAAACACACAATGCAATGAATGTTGATGCAGTTTATCAAGAACatgtatcatatatatatttaagagaTTCTGGTATGCCACTTGGTTCTTTATCATTTGAATCATCAAAGGGtgcattaaaattatataatagtttATCTAAATCCATTATTGGAAATgaagatattataaaatcatTAAGTGATGCTGTTGTGAAAGCAGCTACTGGTATGAAGGATCCAGAAAAACCTATAGgaacctttttatttttaggaCCTACAGGTGTGGGTAAAACTGAGTTAGCAAAAACATTAGCTattgaattatttaattcaaaAGATAACTTGATTCGTGTTAACATGTCAGAATTTACAGAAGCTCACTCTGTCTCCAAAATTACTGGTAGTCCACCAGGTTATGTTGGTTTCAGTGACTCTGGTCAGTTAACCGAAGCAGTCCGAGAAAAACCTCACTCCGTTGTACTTTTTGATGAATTAGAAAAAGCACATGCCGATGTCTTTAAAGTATTATTACAAATTTTAGGAGATGgttatattaatgataatcaTAGACGAAATATTGATTTTTCAAataccattattattatgacatCTAACTTGGGAGcagaattatttaaaaagaaactTTTCTTTGATGCCGACAATTCAGGTACTCCAGAATACAAAAGAGTTATGGAAGATGTCAGATTATCTCTTATAAAGAAATGTAAGAAAGTATTCAAACCAGAATTCGTTAACAGAATTGATAAAATTGGTGTATTTGAACCATTGAATAAAAAGAACCTACATAAAATCGTTGCATtaagatttaaaaaattagaaaagagattggaagaaaaaaatattcaagtATCTGTTTCTGAAAAGGCTATTGATTATATTATAGATCAATCATATGATCCAGAATTAGGAGCAAGACCTACCTTAATATTTATTGAAAGTGTTATTATGACCAAATTTGCTATTATGTATTTGAAGAAAGAATTAGTAGATGATATGGATGTATTTGTTGATTATAATAGTAAAGCTAAAAACTTGGTTATAAACTTATCTAAGACCTAA
- a CDS encoding folate transporter 2 — MIEKSNNPFLSIDPIVERTKSNGEGLPLLSEKTKKGFDFTQIVVYLVGLSDGLTHLASLAIYYLFKDYFRLTPYQVSLILMYPYIPFILKPVIALITDSFSIFGMRRKPYLFLFSLFQSLNFLALAFLNLSVIQASLILFFISLCASFCTTVAEALVVESSMGQTYSQGTNKVTEFIASKAIGSLSVAYFSGYFLEKMPREYIFIATSIFPLIISLSCLFLKEKEYSTNRNIFNQLSDLIKFINTPIFLGPFLYIFVYMSGPDYDDAFFFFCTNKLGFRPSFMGTLRLTYGIASLIGIIIYRVFLKNCSLRKTLIITTLVSFPIYISPIILTEHINKFLGISNELFVLSGGFLIEAITEIQLLPLFILTANICQPGLEASVFATILSVKNLGSLTKKGTSSFITYLMKIDSYNFDNLSLYILTCGFFLLFSLTLVPLLPNEEHIEKLKNKETSKG, encoded by the coding sequence ATGATAGAAAAGTCTAACAATCCATTTTTAAGTATCGATCCAATTGTAGAAAGAACAAAATCGAATGGAGAAGGTTTACCATTATTGAGtgagaaaacaaaaaaaggtTTTGATTTTACTCAGATCGTTGTATATTTAGTAGGTTTATCAGATGGATTAACACATTTGGCATCTCTggctatatattatttatttaaagatTATTTTAGATTAACTCCATATCAAGtttctttaatattaatgtatCCATATATcccttttatattaaaaccTGTGATAGCATTGATAACAGattctttttctatatttgGTATGAGAAGAAaaccatatttatttttatttagttTATTTCAATCATTAAATTTCTTAGCACTAGcgtttttaaatttatcagTTATACAAGCAagtttaattttattttttatatcattatgtgCATCCTTTTGTACAACTGTGGCAGAAGCTTTAGTTGTAGAGAGTTCGATGGGACAAACTTATTCACAAGGAACAAATAAGGTTACTGAATTTATAGCATCTAAGGCAATAGGTAGTTTATCAGTTGCTTATTTCTCTGGTTATTTTTTAGAAAAGATGCCTagagaatatatatttatagccACTTCCATATTTCCGTTAATTATATCTTTatcatgtttatttttaaaagaaaaagaatattcCACAAAccgaaatatatttaaccaGTTATCagatttaattaaatttataaatacacCTATATTTTTAGGAccattcttatatatatttgtttatatgtcTGGTCCAGATTATGAtgatgcttttttttttttctgtacaAATAAATTAGGATTCAGACCATCGTTTATGGGGACATTAAGATTAACATATGGTATAGCCTCTTTAATaggaataattatttatcgTGTTTTCCTAAAAAATTGTAGTTTAAGAAAaacattaataataacaacttTAGTTTCCTttccaatatatatatctccTATTATTTTAAcagaacatataaataaattcttAGGAATATcaaatgaattatttgtattaagtGGAGGATTCTTAATCGAAGCCATAACGGAAATACAATTATTaccattatttattttaacagCTAATATTTGCCAACCAGGTTTAGAAGCTAGTGTTTTTGCCACCATATTGAGTGTTAAAAATTTAGGTTCACTTACCAAAAAAGGAACATCATCATTTATTACATACCTAATGAAAATTGATAGttataattttgataatttaagcttatatattttgactTGTGGATTCTTCCTCTTATTCTCTTTAACCTTGGTACCCCTATTACCAAACGAGGAGCACATCGAAAAgttaaaaaataaggaaacATCCAAGGGATAA
- a CDS encoding dipeptidyl aminopeptidase 1, with the protein MAKRIFSVSFLLVLLNVLHICIKFSVADLPTHVETKNLLGKWKILRTKTSPNLTTCGSSQPNKNTYNVGITDYKKYLLENNYEFVSELNVILSDDYVLYGDIYNTQDNEHRSKWKVLAVYDENKRVIGTWTTICDEGFEIKIGNETYAALMHYEPNGKCGPVSDEDSLDSNGDTDCYTTSFSKIRYGWLDVENEKNEHLHGCFYAERIFDNVNEIKHLDSFTIDKDSQNVLQTFTYDTKLNNILNSNNMLYKFGNLQKPTFTKRNNTNVQFNSELNWHRMKHHGKKKPLKKSMLDASRQTYACPCNANEVVDNVINKGDSDNPVSPTLIQLNNNLKNTTQTGNKDTNEMDLENYEDTLNSPKRELEINELPKNFTWGDPWNKNTREYEVTNQLLCGSCYIASQLYAFKRRIEVALTKKLDRKYLNNFDDQLSIQTVLSCSFYDQGCNGGFPYLVSKLAKLQGIPLNVYFPYSATEETCPYNISKHPNDMNGSAKLREINAIFNSNNNMSTYNNINNDHHQLGVYANTASSQEQHGISEENRWYAKDFNYVGGCYGCNQCNGEKIMMNEIYRNGPIVSSFEASPDFYDYADGVYFVEDFPHARRCTIEPKNDGVYNITGWDRVNHAIVLLGWGEEEINGKLYKYWIGRNSWGNGWGKEGYFKILRGQNFSGIESQSLFIEPDFSRGAGKILLEKMQKELGN; encoded by the coding sequence atggcaAAGAGAATTTTTAGTGTAAGTTTTTTACTAGTATTGTTAAACGTTTTGCACATATGCATTAAATTTAGTGTTGCTGATTTACCAACCCATGTAGAAACAAAGAATTTATTAGGTAAATGGAAAATTTTAAGGACTAAAACATCACCAAATTTGACTACTTGTGGTTCTAGTCAACCTAATAAGAATACATATAATGTAGGTATAAcagattataaaaaatatttgctTGAAAACAATTATGAGTTTGTTTCAGAATTGAATGTAATATTATCAGATgattatgtattatatggtgatatatataatacccaAGATAATGAGCACAGAAGTAAATGGAAAGTGTTAGCTGTGTATGATGAGAATAAGAGAGTTATTGGTACATGGACAACTATATGTGATGAGGGttttgaaataaaaattggGAATGAAACGTATGCAGCTTTAATGCATTATGAACCTAATGGAAAATGTGGTCCTGTATCTGATGAAGATTCTTTAGATTCAAATGGAGATACTGATTGTTATACTACAAGTTTTAGTAAGATAAGATATGGTTGGTTAGATGTggagaatgaaaaaaatgaacatttaCATGGTTGTTTTTATGCAGAAAGAATTTTTGATAATGTAAATGAAATTAAACATTTAGATTCTTTTACTATAGATAAAGATTCTCAAAATGTTCTTCAAACATTTACTTATGACactaaattaaataatatcttaaattctaataatatgttatataaatttggTAATTTACAAAAACCAACATTTACCAAAAGAAACAATACAAATGTACAATTTAATTCTGAATTAAATTGGCACAGAATGAAACACCacggaaaaaaaaaaccattGAAGAAATCCATGTTGGATGCATCAAGACAAACTTATGCATGTCCATGTAACGCTAACGAAGTTGTTgataatgtaataaataaaggaGATTCAGATAATCCAGTATCACCAACCTTAAttcaattaaataataacctAAAGAATACAACACAAACAGGTAATAAAGATACAAATGAAATGGATTTAGAAAATTATGAGGATACATTAAATTCTCCTAAAAGAGAATTAGAAATAAACGAATTACCAAAGAATTTCACTTGGGGAGACCCATGGAATAAAAATACCAGAGAATATGAGGTTACTAATCAATTATTATGTGGTTCATGTTATATAGCTTCACAATTATATGCatttaaaagaagaataGAAGTGGCACTTACCAAAAAATTGGATAGAAAATATTTGAACAATTTTGATGATCAATTATCCATACAAACTGTTTTATCATGTTCTTTTTATGACCAAGGATGTAATGGTGGATTCCCATATTTAGTATCTAAGCTAGCTAAATTACAAGGTATCCcattaaatgtatatttccCATATAGTGCAACTGAGGAAACTTGTCCATATAATATAAGCAAACATCCTAATGATATGAATGGTTCTGCTAAATTAAGAGAAATCAATGCTATATTtaatagtaacaataatatgAGTACTTATAACAACATTAATAATGACCACCACCAATTAGGTGTATACGCAAATACTGCATCTTCACAAGAACAACATGGTATTTCTGAAGAAAACAGATGGTACGCTAAAGATTTTAATTATGTAGGTGGTTGTTATGGATGTAACCAATGTAATGGTGAGAAAATTATGATGAATGAAATTTATAGAAATGGTCCTATCGTTTCTTCTTTTGAAGCTTCTCCAGATTTTTATGACTATGCTGATGGTGTGTATTTTGTTGAAGATTTCCCACACGCTCGTAGATGTACCATCGAACCTAAAAACGATGGTGTCTATAACATAACAGGTTGGGATCGTGTTAACCATGCCATTGTTTTGTTAGGATGGGGAGAAGAAGAAATTAATGgaaaattatacaaatattggATAGGAAGAAATAGTTGGGGAAATGGTTGGGGTAAAGAAGGATActttaaaattttaagaGGACAAAATTTCAGTGGTATTGAAAGTCAGAGTTTGTTTATTGAACCTGATTTTTCAAGAGGTGCTGGTAAAATACTTTTAGAAAAAATGCAAAAGGAATTAGGAAATTAa
- a CDS encoding dolichyl-diphosphooligosaccharide--protein glycosyltransferase subunit STT3, putative translates to MVKDENMRDELEEEIDNLRARFFVNRLFERVFCSHYLRKVMIRSKWMRYRMEVFILLLIGVLSFIIRLFSVIRNEAIIHEYDPYFNYKLTNILKEEDFYKFWNYFDEKSWYPLGRTTGQTLFPGLMITSFLFYKICHFFGILVSMRNICIYIGPIFSFFTCIISYFLTREIYNFSGAALLSALFVSISPSHISRTVAGSYDNESISIFLLLLCIYNWIRCLKKGSLLSVLICSLSTYYMALSWGAYIFITNSISLFMLIIIILKKYTIKHFIIYNVYYILTTILCLNIPCIHRSVFISIEHLATHSIYILSTFMMFLHFIMKHFHLNEIYIKHKFIQLSFIFFIIIFKYFIFTDKLSWNHRSRTLLDPTYASKHNPIVASISEHQPTTWSSYFFDIHLILLFFPLGLYECFKKNGSIESFFLGIFTVLCLYFSSLMVRLLLIFSPFSCILSSIGLSSLISRFVPIIRISPDTYLSSIILLHNVKRKNNKNNDNDNDNNDNDNNDNNNNDNNNDNDNNDNNNDNYNNDNNNDSYNNNNNYNDSFTYPNIPSNGNVLDKDENVSSLNSMRRHENILEEFNTIKNDIKYMGEYKKGIKCNNNTNIYVKKLNFNKLERRNNISILTSVSIVLMLLYYVILIILHSTWCSSIAYSESNITFYSRNKNGDRYINDDIRQMYKWINENTEINSKIVAWWDYGYQLSVMSNRITYIDNNTWNPEQIATIGLILSTNEKEAYEYLKMLDCDYILVSYGGYSKNSSDDLNKFLWILKITNKKYKFINPLFYYYHDKYHPLGKNATTFMTNSVLYKLSYYNLTNNNIKGYDYIRKIQVPEIKNLYYFEEVFTSDVWGFRLYKIKDIY, encoded by the exons atggtTAAGGATGAAAATATGCGAGATGAGCTGGAAGAAGAGATTGATAATTTAAGAGCTCGTTTTTTTGTAAATCGTCTTTTTGAGAGGGTATTTTGTAGTCATTATTTAAGGAAG GTAATGATAAGAAGCAAATGGATGAGATACAGAATGGAAGTGTTTATATTACTTCTAATAGGTGTGTTAAGTTTTATTATAAGATTATTTTCAGTAATACGTAATGAGGCTATAATACATGAATATGATccttattttaattataaattaacaaatattttaaaagaagaagatttttataaattttggAATTATTTCGATGAAAAGTCATGGTATCCATTAGGTAGAACAACTGGGCAAACATTATTTCCAGGATTAATGATTActagttttttattttataagatATGTCATTTTTTTGGTATATTAGTAAGTATgagaaatatatgtatatatattggtCCGATATTTAGTTTTTTTACATGTAtaatatcttattttttaacaagagaaatttataattttagtGGTGCAGCTTTATTATCAGCATTATTTGTATCTATTTCACCTTCTCATATTTCAAGAACAGTTGCTGGATCTTATGATAATGAatctatatctatatttttattattattatgtatatataattggatcagatgtttaaaaaaaggaTCTCTTTTATCTGTATTAATATGTTCTCTTTCAACATATTATATGGCATTATCTTGGggtgcatatatatttataacgaATTCGATTAgtttatttatgttaattataataatattaaagaaatatacaattaaacattttattatatataatgtatattatattttaacaacTATATTATGTCTTAATATTCCATGTATACATCGTTCAGTCTTTATAAGTATTGAACATTTAGCAACACATTcaatttatattctttctACTTTTATGATGTTTCTTCATTTTATAATGAAACATTTTCATCTTaacgaaatatatataaaacacaaatttatacaattatcatttattttttttattataatatttaaatatttcatatttacaGATAAATTATCATGGAATCATAGATCTAGAACCTTACTTGATCCAACATATGCATCTAAACATAATCCAATCGTAGCATCTATATCAGAACATCAACCAACGACATGGTCTTCCTATTTTTTTGACATACATTtgatattgttatttttccCCCTTGGATTATATGagtgttttaaaaaaaacggATCAATagaatcattttttttaggaATCTTTACAGtcttatgtttatatttttcatctttGATGGTAAGGCTACTTTTGATTTTTTCGCCTTTCTCATGTATACTTAGTTCGATTggattatcatcattaataAGTCGTTTTGTGCCCATCATAAGGATTTCTCCGGACACATACTTGTCCTCGATTATATTATTGCATAATGTCAAACGcaaaaacaacaaaaataatgataatgataatgataataatgataatgataataatgataataataataatgacaataataatgataatgataataatgacaataataatgataattataataatgataataataatgatagttataataataataacaattataatgataGTTTTACATATCCAAATATACCATCTAATGGGAATGTATTAGATAAGGATGAAAATGTGTCTTCTTTAAATTCTATGAGAAgacatgaaaatattttggaAGAATttaatacaataaaaaatgatataaagtATATGGGAGAATATAAGAAAGgaataaaatgtaataataatacaaatatatatgtaaaaaaattaaattttaataaattagaaagaagaaataatatatctatattaacCAGTGTATCAATAGTTCtgatgttattatattatgtcaTATTAATTATTCTTCATTCAACATGGTGTTCATCTATAGCTTATTCAGAATctaatattacattttatagtagaaataaaaacggagatagatatattaatgatgatataagacaaatgtataaatggataaatgaaaataccGAGATAAACTCTAAGATCGTTGCATGGTGGGATTATGGCTACCAATTAAGTGTCATGAGTAATCGAATAACctatattgataataatacttGGAACCCTGAACAAATAGCAACTATTGGTTTAATATTAAgtacaaatgaaaaagaagcatatgaatatttaaagaTGTTAGATTGTGATTATATACTAGTTTCTTATGGTGGATATTCTAAAAATTCATCAGatgatttaaataaatttttatggatcttaaaaattacaaataaaaaatataaatttattaatcctttattttattattatcatgataAATATCATCCATTAGGAAAAAATGCTACAACATTTATGACAAACAGTGTACTCTATAAATTGTcgtattataatttaacgaataataatatcaaagGTTATGATTACATTAGAAAAATTCAAGTAcctgaaattaaaaatttatattattttgaagaAGTCTTTACATCTGATGTTTGGGGATTTCgtttatacaaaataaaagatatatattaa